TCGAAGATGAAGCGCGTCTTTCTAGCGAAGCTGTGTCGACAAGTGCAGAAAATATTGCAGATCTCGTTTCCCAGCAAAACTTACACCTACTACGACATAACACAGCCAAGTAGGTACCAAGAATAATAGTTTAGCCAACCAAGAATAatagtttataaaaaaaaaaaccttttgttgcagctgccaagACTACGCTCAATACTTTGGATGTGCTCATCAACTATTGGTGCTTCTATCGCATGCACAAAAAGAGCATTATTCAGCCCATCATCGAGCGCATTCACGAGCGTCAAGCGCTGATTACTGTCAACGCTGCTAAGCGGAAcgagctggagcagcagcaacaatctgGTGTGCAGGATAAGATTGAACTCAAGGAATGCGAAGCCAACATGCACAAACTGCACGATGAGTTGACACAGGCGAAGACTGAATTGAAGGTGCAGTCAAAGGCGCTGCGACAAGTGGAATCGGAGATGGCAGTGGAAAAAGAGATGAAATCTCAGATTGAAAGTCAACTTAAACAAATCAGCCAGCTTGTGGTGCAGGACAGCGATGTGGCGGATGTTAAAATGTAAGTTATagtttaaatactttatgtaTAATACTACAACATGCTTTTTAACAGGGAAACAAAGGAGTTGACTGCACAAATCGAGAGCCGCAAACTGGAGTTGGAGAAACTCAAGCAGATTTACAATGAGCGGCGCGTGGAACTCGAGACTATTGCACAGCTTAGTGAGCACATTGATGAAGCCTCCAACATTGTGCCACCCGAGG
This window of the Drosophila albomicans strain 15112-1751.03 chromosome 2L, ASM965048v2, whole genome shotgun sequence genome carries:
- the LOC117564024 gene encoding type III intermediate filament produces the protein MSVKANPAVEQVCKAANSLFPELNVRPSDIVNPTEAFLVRILVTCLKAYGFRVDPPYNIDSDDNSKMKRVFLAKLCRQVQKILQISFPSKTYTYYDITQPTAKTTLNTLDVLINYWCFYRMHKKSIIQPIIERIHERQALITVNAAKRNELEQQQQSGVQDKIELKECEANMHKLHDELTQAKTELKVQSKALRQVESEMAVEKEMKSQIESQLKQISQLVVQDSDVADVKMETKELTAQIESRKLELEKLKQIYNERRVELETIAQLSEHIDEASNIVPPEVLCGYKDGKKTLERVEKTHKSLVENHQNLLDAQVKLQERVQQDEANLKARILQYEEQVVKKREQNKEQELAIQQQSVEIEELQQTQSTLEQQLEEEQRVDENLKIFVSKLSL